The nucleotide window GTTTTCACCCGCAGCTACACCAATTCCCATCAGCGCTGAACCTTTATTCGACATGATTGTTTTAACATCGGCAAAGTCAAGGTTGATCAGACCAGGTGTAGCGATCAAGTCTGAAATGCCCTGGACACCCTGGCGCAAAACATTATCCGCTTCACGGAACGCTTCAAGCATAGGAGTGCTCTTATCAACAATCTCAAGCAAGCGATCGTTAGGGATGACGATCAAAGTGTCAACTGCTTCCTTCATAGCGGAAATACCGCCGCCAGCCTGTCCTGCACGCTTGCGTCCCTCAAATGTAAATGGACGAGTAACAACACCAACCGTCAATGCTCCAAGGTCTTTGGCAATTTGAGCAATAACCGGAGCTGCACCAGTTCCTGTTCCTCCGCCCATACCAGCTGTAACGAATACCATATCCGCGCCTTTTAGCACTTCTTCAATTTGTTCTTTGCTTTCTTCGGCTGCTTTCTTTCCGACCTCAGGGTTAGCACCAGCGCCTAGTCCACGCGTTAGTTTTGCACCGATTTGCATTCTGATCTCAGCTTTGGAAAGGTTAAGCGCTTGGGCGTCTGTATTAACAGCGATGAATTCCACACCTTGTACGCCGTGTTCGATCATTCGGTTAACCGCATTATTTCCGCCGCCGCCAACACCGATAACTTTTATAGTAGCAAGTGAATCTAAATTTGTATCAAATTCCAACATGACAAATCCTCCTAATTCGCCGAATTCCTGTTAGCTCTGATTATTCAAAAAAGTAGCCAAGAAATTTCTTCATTCTTGTGGTGACTTTTTCTTCAGGCTGTTTCTCGGGCTTCGATTTTGGATGCGGCTGTTTTTGAACTCTCTTTTCTTTCGGTTCCATCTCACTAAAAGCTGCTTCCATTTTCTTTCCTTTTAATTTTGCGTTTTTATATGCAAATTGGATTAAGCCGACTGCTGTCGTGTACTGGGGTTCCCTTACGCCAATATAATCCGGGATGGCGATTCTTACCCTGCTTTGGAAAATATCCTGGGCTAGCTCCAGAACACCCTGCATATTGGCTGTTCCACCTGTCAGAACAAAGCCGCCTGGCAGGTCCCTTATGTTCATGTGTTTCAATTCATCCTGAACAAGGGAGAAAATTTCTTCCATTCTTGCCTCTATGATATCGGCTACTTCCAGCTGATTGAACTGCTGTTGCTGGTCGCTGCCAATAATTGAAACCTCGAAAATTTCTTCATCGGATGCATGGTCATAAAAGGCATGTCCATGCTTCAATTTCAATTTATCCGCTTCTTCAGTTGTCGTACGCAAACCGATTGATAAGTCCTTAGTGATATGGTCTCCTCCAACCGGAATGACAGATGTACCCCTTAAGTGCCCGTTCTCAAATACGGCAACAGTCGATGAACCGCCCCCGATATCAATCATCGCGACACCCATATTCTTTTCATCCTTTGAAAGTGCGAAAGCTCCTGCAGCAAGCGGCTGCAAGCCGATATCCACAATTTCAAGACCAGCACGCTCAACACAACGAAGAGTATTATGTAAGATAGTCTTTGATCCAGTAATGATCGTTCCTTCCATTTCAAGCCTGACACCGATCATGCCTCTTGGATCATTGATCTCATCAAGACCGTCAACGATAAATTGCTTTGGAATCACGTCTATTATCTCTCGCTCTGGCGGAATCGATACCACCTGTGCAGCATCAATGACTCTGGCTACATCTTCATTGGTGATCTCGCGATTGTCGCTGGAAACTGCAACCACGCCATGGCATGGCAACAGGGAAACATGATTGCCGGTGACACCTACAATCACCTGATTAATCTTTAAACCTATCATTCTTTCAGCTTGTTCGATTGCCCTTTTAATAGAATGAACGGTTTCATCTATATCAACAATGGAGCCCTTTCTTAACCCTTCGGACTTTACATTGCCAACACCAATTATATTTAAAGTGTCGCTGACCATTTCCCCAATGATTACCTTCACACTGGATGTACCGATGTCAAGACTGACATATATATCATTGCTGTTCATTCTGTGGCACCTCCTTCAATAATTCCTAGTGGTTGAACAACAATTTCTTGCCACTATCTAATTGCGTTTCATTTTTTAATTACATTACTTTATTCGTCACAATTAAATATTTCCCTTTTAAAATATCATTTTTTTTTCTACTTTTCACTTGTCGTTGACCATTTTGTCAAAATTATCCTCCGGATGACGGCTATATTCTGGAATAGCCTTACCCCAAAGGCAAAAACTGCTGCTAAATACAAGTCTACACCAAGATGGACACCTAGAAAAGCTAAACTTGCTGCTAATACTATATTAAAAAAGAATCCTGATACGAAAACTTTTTCATCATAAATATTTTGCAGTTGGGCGCGGATCCCTCCGAACAAAGTATCCAGGGCTGCAAGGATCGCGATTGATAAATAGTTGGAGTATTCTTCAGGAATTGTGATATCGGTCAATAGCCCAATGATGACACCGATGATCAACCCCATGATTGGAAGCCACATTATCCGTTGCCTCCCCCTTTGTCTGTTTTAACGGGTTCCATGTACCTGATCCTGATTGTATCTTGATATGCAGGTACAACCAGCGTGCTCTCAGGCCTGTTTACTATCACTTCCAGGTTATCGATGAAAAAATCATCGGCTACCGTGGAAACTTTCATACGATTGTATAACTTTTCGGCTGCGTCTCCATTTTCGGTAATAACCCGAACTTCAATAGGAAAACGATTTAAAGAATGGCCGTTGATTTTTGTCACTCTGTTTATATCCCGGATGACGGTCGTGTTAATAAT belongs to Mesobacillus subterraneus and includes:
- the ftsZ gene encoding cell division protein FtsZ codes for the protein MLEFDTNLDSLATIKVIGVGGGGNNAVNRMIEHGVQGVEFIAVNTDAQALNLSKAEIRMQIGAKLTRGLGAGANPEVGKKAAEESKEQIEEVLKGADMVFVTAGMGGGTGTGAAPVIAQIAKDLGALTVGVVTRPFTFEGRKRAGQAGGGISAMKEAVDTLIVIPNDRLLEIVDKSTPMLEAFREADNVLRQGVQGISDLIATPGLINLDFADVKTIMSNKGSALMGIGVAAGENRATEAAKKAISSPLLETSLDGAQGVLMNITGGTNLSLYEVQEAADIVASASDQDVNMIFGSVINENLKDEIIVTVIATGFNEEVVQPKPTRPGFGGQQKPGMGAIKREQPKREEIQQEASRSSNQSPQGDDALDIPTFLRNRNRRR
- the ftsA gene encoding cell division protein FtsA, which produces MNSNDIYVSLDIGTSSVKVIIGEMVSDTLNIIGVGNVKSEGLRKGSIVDIDETVHSIKRAIEQAERMIGLKINQVIVGVTGNHVSLLPCHGVVAVSSDNREITNEDVARVIDAAQVVSIPPEREIIDVIPKQFIVDGLDEINDPRGMIGVRLEMEGTIITGSKTILHNTLRCVERAGLEIVDIGLQPLAAGAFALSKDEKNMGVAMIDIGGGSSTVAVFENGHLRGTSVIPVGGDHITKDLSIGLRTTTEEADKLKLKHGHAFYDHASDEEIFEVSIIGSDQQQQFNQLEVADIIEARMEEIFSLVQDELKHMNIRDLPGGFVLTGGTANMQGVLELAQDIFQSRVRIAIPDYIGVREPQYTTAVGLIQFAYKNAKLKGKKMEAAFSEMEPKEKRVQKQPHPKSKPEKQPEEKVTTRMKKFLGYFFE
- a CDS encoding small basic family protein, yielding MWLPIMGLIIGVIIGLLTDITIPEEYSNYLSIAILAALDTLFGGIRAQLQNIYDEKVFVSGFFFNIVLAASLAFLGVHLGVDLYLAAVFAFGVRLFQNIAVIRRIILTKWSTTSEK